Genomic window (Caldisericaceae bacterium):
TGAGGTATCCGACCAAAAATTTCGTATTAAAAAACCATTATAGATGTATAGTGAGTTTAAAATTACAGAGAGTGGTAGTCTATGCTGTGAAAATAAAAGAGGTTTTTGCTCACAAAAAGATAATTAAGGTGTCCTTAGTATCCCACAAGACATAATTTCAACATTACTTAAAAATTGTATAATATAATTGCATCTAATGAGGAATTTTGTGAAGATAAGGGGATAATTATGAAGAAATTAGGTGAAGTGCTTTTATTCTTTTGTTTTCTTTTAATACCATCTCCTGTACATGCTGATGCAGGAATTAAGCTCACTAAAGAGTCCTCTTTAGAAACATTAATTGTTTTAATCTTAATTATTTATGTAGAGGCTTTAGTATATGAGTCAATTTTAAAAGTCGGTATTAAAAATACTCTCTTGCCTTCAGCAATTGCAAATTTGGTTTCGATGGTATCTGGTATTCCTACATTATTGCTAGTAGATATATTTTTATATTCTCCATTATTCCGTATGTTATATAAACTTTTTCCATCTCTTTTCACACCATATTATCTTGGCACAATTTACAACCTCATTTTTAGTCTAATTGTAACTTTCTTTATTTCTGTTGTTATTGAATACTTTATCGTTAAACAATTTTTTAAGTCTGTAAGCACATCAAAAATAAAAAATGCGGTTTGGGTTGGAAACATAATAACTTACATAATACTTCTTGTATTATCTCTGAAAAGTATAGTTTTTTGGATTTTAACAAGCTTCCTTTAGTCAAATTATTTTTAACCTGAAGTATTTGGAAAATTAAAATCATTTAGTAAAAATCTTTAAAGTGATTCCCCTTTAAATTTGGTTTAGTTTCCTCCGAATTCACGAAAGGGAGCTTAGACTAACAAAGTCTTTTTATCTCATTAATACTTGCAATCTTTCAAAAATCTTTCGTCATTCATGCGTATTTTTATATAAGTATCAGAGTAAGCACTGTAATCAGATATCTATCTCTTAAATTGACAACCTAACACTTTTTATTAGTTGTATGGTTATAAATAACTTTCCTGTTAGTTTTTGGCAACGAATTCAAACCCCATCTCAGCTATTCTTTCTTTTGTCCTACACCAAACTATTCTTGCTTTCTTTTCTACCATATTGGGAAAATTGATATCAACAATTTCACCTTTATCAAACTTGTTTGGTATTGTTATAATCTTAATTCCCGTTTCGCTTACGTTCTCAACAAAACAAGGTTCACCGTTTATGAATGAAAAATTGTGATATACATATCTTGGCGCCGCTCTTCTTTCATAAGCAAAATTGTTCGATGGAATTTTATACTGAGAGCGTGGAACTACACCAACTCTTTCAGTTTTCATCCATTCACTCTTTTTTCTTATTAGGCGGTATAGTCCAATGATACCTGCAGGAAGCCATATGTATGTATACACAGCAAATAAGAATATGTACAGCATCTTCTTTAAAAAAGAGTTTTCTTTGTAAAATTTAAAAACGCTATAGATAAACATTGGAATAAATACAAATGAGTATAGAAGTAAAGCAAGTGTTCCGAGCAGAAAATTTTTATTGTAAAAAATTGAGAGCATGCTATTACTCACAGATATTATATGCAAAATACTGAGAACAGACGCAGTAATCGAAAAGCCAACTAAAAAAACAACAGATACAAAAACAATGTATATAAAAGAGTCAATCTTAGTTTTCAATGGTATTTTGGCTTTTATTATAGATGGAATATACATCCAGTTCATAAAATGTCCCTGAAGCCATCTTGAACGTTGCTTTATGAGTGCCTTTAGGGATATAAGCCCTTCTTGTTCCACAATAGCCCTATCCGTGAAAGATAATCTTTTCCCTTGTGATATAAGCCTTAACCCTAACTCAAGGTCTTCTGTAAGGGTATCTCCCCAAGGTTCTTGCCCGATTTTAATTAAAGAGGATAGTTTTGTAAATTGCCCATTGCCTCCCAATCCCACACTGCCAAAATGTGAGCGTGCTTTTTGAATGATTCTGCTAAAACCAATAAATTCTACGTCTTGCATTTTAGCGAGTATTGACTGGTTTCTATTTGATATCCTTACTGCAGTTTGAACTGCATCAACCATTTCTTCTGAAAACACTTTTGAGATTTCCTCTAACATGTTGGAAGAAGGAGAAGCATCTGCATCAAAAACACCTATTATGATGTGTTCATAGTCAAATCTGTTGTTAAAATCTGCAGGTAAATT
Coding sequences:
- a CDS encoding glycosyltransferase, translating into MNFNSTWLTVILLFIGSYYLFLFIESFKVKIKNVLPLNSYFYFLIIPAKNEEKVIEVTVRKCLKLKGTNFRIIVVDDNSTDSTSEIVKGIAEKNDKVILLHNPPNQKKKGKGAVLNFAFNQIKFALSKNFVFPLNLPADFNNRFDYEHIIIGVFDADASPSSNMLEEISKVFSEEMVDAVQTAVRISNRNQSILAKMQDVEFIGFSRIIQKARSHFGSVGLGGNGQFTKLSSLIKIGQEPWGDTLTEDLELGLRLISQGKRLSFTDRAIVEQEGLISLKALIKQRSRWLQGHFMNWMYIPSIIKAKIPLKTKIDSFIYIVFVSVVFLVGFSITASVLSILHIISVSNSMLSIFYNKNFLLGTLALLLYSFVFIPMFIYSVFKFYKENSFLKKMLYIFLFAVYTYIWLPAGIIGLYRLIRKKSEWMKTERVGVVPRSQYKIPSNNFAYERRAAPRYVYHNFSFINGEPCFVENVSETGIKIITIPNKFDKGEIVDINFPNMVEKKARIVWCRTKERIAEMGFEFVAKN